CCAGTGTCCGCCACATCGGGACTTGGACAGGAAATACACATTTTACGGTAGTTTGTGAAGATTGTTTCAGCCTGCACACCGCTACTACATGTAAAGCATGAAATTTTTTGAGCATAGTAGTGCTTCAAGTGCTGTGCACGGGGTGTTAAGCACAATCAATGaggtagctaacatgctaacgctaacaagcCGGTATCATCATTACGcacagatgtttttaaaattacaaatttaCCGAAGCTCCTATGTATGCGAGATGTGGTGCCAAGTCGGGTTCCACTGACAGAATGAAGCTCTGAACTGCAGAGTGTCCCTGGTTGGACAGCACGATCTCCGTAGTGATCTTAGCCAAATGAGTGCTCAAGTCCActgtcctcttcacctcctcattCACCAATCCACCCGCTGAGACTCCACTCAGTCCAACCAAAAGGCATGTACACAAAATAAGTAGACTCATTGTTGGTATGTAAATCAAGAAATAGAAAGAGGGACTGAAATAAAAGCTGTGAGTTTGCAGAGCTGCAGCAGTAAAAGGCCGCCGCACCGCTCTACAGCGGAAAGATGACGCTTCATTCGAACACAACGTGATGACGTCAACGTgcgccctgtttaaaaaaaaaaaaaaaaaaggaaagaaatgtAGAAATGATGAACATTGAATATTAGGTCATAATAGGAATTAAGCTAAGGTATGCAAAATGCCTATAAATGCTGGCTTATTTCATATACATtcgttttaaaaaataattttgaaATATGATGAAATTTTATGCTGTTCGAGCCGAAATAGCTCAGTTGGGAGAGCGTTAGACTGAAGATCTAAAGGTCCCTGGTTCGATCCCGGGTTTCGGCAGTGCGACATAATCTTTTGTCCAGCGTTGTTTAATAGTTTGTTAAACAAACAATCATCAGAACAAAACGTCACAAATGAATAATGTCATTTGGcgataaaataaagaaaaatagtagctaaaatagtaaaataaaatgcgATAAAAAGGGAATCCATAAAAGAGGGTTGGCTATTAGAGATGAAAAAGCATGgttaaatgacataataaacCTAAAGAAATAGCCTAAATAACAAATCAATAATAAGATCCTGAACGCATTCAGATTGTgcaatgaaaatgtttttgtctgtaaattcAAGCTTATGGAATTGTTTTATTGTCCTTTTATGGgcaaaatgttttgttatttttttttaccttttttaaaactgtaaatggACCTACTTCAAAAGGCATTATGAAGTTTATAGGAGTGTGTTACAAGGCCTTCGTATTATTGGTTACTGTAGACTGACAGTGGCCTATTGCAATGAGAAGCAAGTGCCATCTTCATTGTGGTTGTGATAATTCATTTGGATTGGATCTATTGGTTTCAAATGTTTCAGAACAAAGAGAGTAAGGCATTTATTGAATCATTATAGGAAAGACGGCGTGGGCAACCTAAATGATATGTTTAGGTTCCCAAATAATCACTGGTACAGAGTGGAGGATGCCGTCATCTCCCTACTGTACTGCGGCCTGTCTCAACTGGAAAAGCCCGGCAGCTCTTTCAGCACCATACAACCGctgctcctgagggacaagctggagaaGGCTGGTGTGGACTTTGACCTGGCAGAATGGATCATGGACTACCTCATAAACCGGCTCAAGTTTGTGAGAGCTCAGGATAGCTGCCTGATTTCCTAACCTGCAGTGTGGGGGCTCCTGAGAGGACAATCCTTGTGCCCATCCTTTTCAGCCTATACACTGTAGACTTCAGGCACAACAAAGACAGTTGTGTCCAGAAGTTCTCTGACAACTCTGCCGTCATCGACCTCACAGAGTAGAGAGGACAAACGCAAggttttgtggactggtgtcagcagaaccacctccTCATCAACACGGGGAAGGCCAAGGAGATGGTTTTGGATGCAGATGCCACTCTATTGCCCCCTCACCAGTGAAAATCCAGaaaagggacattgagagaatGAATATAAGTGGCCTACCAACCtttgtttatctgaacaacaaactgtacTTGTACTGAaccttgtattttttatttcaggttTCTATTCTCCTGCtgtgttgcaacactggaaCTTCACTAttttgggacaaataaaggttctctgACCTTATctgacaatttatttatttattggtttatttgacagggacagtgtacattaatagcattgctgcaaatgcaccagaattagccaaaaggctatttttcatctgttgtccctggacagatggcagacctgtctccctaaaaaccagagtaaaaatattatacagcaaaaattacaatatactatagaaaaaacattaaaaacagatataacaaacactgtcaacaaaagtgttcagaaaagacaaacaaaacacaggcatcATACAAGACAGTCAACAGCTACTCCACAACATCCAATTCAGGAGAAAACACAAATGCTCATCTAGTTAGTCAGGGGGGGTCATTAGTATTGTTAATGCAGACATGTTTGATGTGTTATGAaccagttttttaaatgttttttgaacaGACAAAGCCTTTATTTCCCATGATAACTGTCTGTATAAAAGCTGTGTAAACAACAGTATCTTTACAGTGTCTAGAAGTATAAACAGGAGTTCACAGCCAGCGGGCGTGGCCAGAGCGTGACGTCATAGGGCCTGACGGAGCTTGTTTTGGAGGAAGTGAAGCTTTAGCTCGTAGCACATTAGCTCCAGAGAAAAAGCCAGCGTCAACCGAGACGGGGCGAAGAAGAGCACGTATCTCATTTGTTTGCCAAAGTGGGAAATATTCTGGGTGTGGCAGTGTTAGCATTGACCACTACCGTTAGTTCCGCGATTAGCTTTTTAGATTTAGTTTGGATTGGACTATAAaacgtgttgttttttttacgggATACGTTTCCCGTTGCATTTAGCTGGTTGGCTAGCCTGCGGTTAGCTAAAGCTTTCAACAGAAGCACAAGAAAAGCCCAAATTTAACGTTTTTACCTCAAGATTGTCACCCAGGTTTGTGtcaattcattttatgtttCGTTTGTTTTTATGATAGTCATGAATTGAGTCTAATTGtaagtataatataatattttcatCAATCGGTTCTTAGCCACAGAAAATGTTAGCTTAAAACACTTGTGTCACTTTTTGGTACACAATGTTTGTTATCGTCAAAGTAACAAAACCCCATTTTAGGCGTACTATACAGTAATGTCTTGAAGCCTGACATCTTAAGATCTTAGTGCAAACTTTGCTCTGTCGAGCTTTTACCCTGTTTTATTCCAGCCTCAATTTGTTTACGATGcatacaaatattacattgctgcCGTTTATTAAGAAAAATTGTTGCTATGGGAGGACGTCGTATTGTATGATAAAGAAGCGTAAATATTAATCACACATGAGGAATATCACTGGGCTAATCATGCTGCCAAGTCATTGTCCCGTTAGTCCTGTGTTGAAACCATGTGACCAGTCCCTGACACAGTGTCATGGGGCGCAGATTATGAGCTGCCCTCCCAGCCTTATGCAGATTTTACAGCTTTAATATTATCTTGGCCAGATGTCATTGGGAacagtttattattatgtagTATCCAAAATAACGAACGTCCTCGATCAGTCTAGTGTTACAGCGCTTTCTATTAAGTAGAAATGTGATTTAAAGTTTCGTGTTTGGACTTTGATCGTTAGAGCAAAGGAAGGTGGTTTATTATTACAATGCTCTCTCAGCTGTTTACAAAATGTAAGTAAAAGAATCAGCCGAGTTTTATTCCCTAGTCATGCAGTATACTGTCATGGTCATAATACGTCCTCTTTGTAGATGGTTACTTTTGGACTTCGCACTTATATCAGTTGACGATCTTGCTACTTAATCTGTGGTTTACATGCAAGGTTAAATTGAAGTAGTACATTTTCTCTTTGCAGCTcaaacacaatgacatcacggaagaaagtactactcaaaGTCATTATTCTTGGAGATTCTGGGTGAGTGAAAGGAGATCATGTGGTGTGGCACAAGCTCTGGGCTGTGAAAGTTTACTGTGTTTTGTGATTCCAAGGGTTGGGAAGACCTCTTTGATGAACCAGTATGTGAATAAGAAGTTCAGCAACCAGTACAAAGCCACAATAGGTGCTGATTTCTTGACAAAAGAAGTTATGGTGGATGATAGACTTGTCACAATGCAggtacacacatttttttacacCCCTAAAAATGTATAAGTTAAATTGTTATTGGTGTAAAATCTggtacatttttatgataatttaGCCAAAtgctttattagttttattattaagttGCCTTgctcacatttgtttttctttttaacctACACCtctggcattttttttttttcttacttattGCCTTTCTCCTGTCTGTGCTAGATTTGGGACACAGCTGGTCAGGAGAGATTTCAGTCCCTCGGTGTAGCATTCTACCGAGGAGCAGACTGCTGTGTCCTGGTGTTTGATGTGACTGCACCCAATACCTTCAAGACTCTGGACTCCTGGCGTGATGAGTTCTTGATCCAGGCCAGCCCGCGAGACCCTGAAAACTTTCCTTTTGTGGTGCTGGGCAACAAGATTGATTTGGAGAACAGACAggtgtgtaaataaatatatctcaattatttaaacaaaaacattagacCTCGTAGAAATGTAAGCTGTTATTGTTATTGGTTTTAGGTAACGACTAAAAGAGCACAGGCATGGTGTCAAAGCAAGAACAACATCCCTTATTTTGAAACCAGTGCTAAAGAAGCAATCAATGTGGAACAGGCCTTTCAGACAATTGCACGTAATGCTCTTAAACAAGTAAGACTGTAACATCACATTGATTAGGTTTTATCATGTATTCATCCGTAATTCATTAATATTTCCTGCCTAATGACTGTTGCAGGAGACTGAAGTGGAGCTGTACAACCCTGATTTCCCAGAGCCGATTAAACTGGACAGAAACGATCGTGCAAAGCCTTCGTCAGAATCATGCAGCTGCTGAGGACTTAGAAGATCCTTTTGGGCACAGCCCTGACAACCCTGTCTTGCCTTGTCTATATTACCTTTCCCATGGCCCACTGTGTTAACCCCTAATGCTCAACCGTACAAGCAGCATCTCAGTCATAGAGAATATTACTCTAAACTCAAATACATGCTGCACCCACTTACACAAAAGTAATTttctaggaaaaaaaaaagtcccttaGCCCAAAGACACCTGGAGGAGACATGATGGCATTTGCTTGTACGATGCTTTTGACTTTCCAGTGTTTCACGTTCAAAGCAGTGGTGG
The sequence above is drawn from the Periophthalmus magnuspinnatus isolate fPerMag1 chromosome 5, fPerMag1.2.pri, whole genome shotgun sequence genome and encodes:
- the rab7a gene encoding ras-related protein Rab-7a, translating into MTSRKKVLLKVIILGDSGVGKTSLMNQYVNKKFSNQYKATIGADFLTKEVMVDDRLVTMQIWDTAGQERFQSLGVAFYRGADCCVLVFDVTAPNTFKTLDSWRDEFLIQASPRDPENFPFVVLGNKIDLENRQVTTKRAQAWCQSKNNIPYFETSAKEAINVEQAFQTIARNALKQETEVELYNPDFPEPIKLDRNDRAKPSSESCSC